Proteins found in one Methylosinus sp. PW1 genomic segment:
- a CDS encoding DUF5372 family protein: MCRLRAACNSPENAAAPSTAQQLVLVTHPFHPLFAQQLPCVGRRYNRYGERLLLQDRNGAVWSLPPGWTDVASPDPDVVMGHGQSLLRVSDFLELADLVSRLSGKSVRRPRSGM; this comes from the coding sequence ATGTGCCGTCTTCGAGCTGCTTGTAACTCACCAGAGAATGCAGCCGCCCCAAGCACAGCTCAGCAGTTAGTGCTGGTGACGCATCCGTTTCATCCTCTGTTTGCTCAGCAACTGCCGTGCGTCGGCAGGCGCTACAACCGATATGGCGAACGGCTTTTGCTGCAAGATCGCAACGGCGCCGTTTGGTCGCTCCCCCCGGGATGGACTGATGTTGCGAGCCCCGACCCGGACGTCGTCATGGGTCATGGGCAATCGCTTTTGCGGGTTTCCGATTTCCTGGAGCTTGCCGATCTGGTTAGCCGCCTCAGTGGCAAATCAGTGAGGCGGCCGCGAAGCGGTATGTAA
- a CDS encoding helix-turn-helix domain-containing protein, with product MPDSKRSKRDALIEEGTFNPTPDKVRDPKFRGGEFFDPHDAVQVKYEMLRRVSVDKLSITEAADEYGVSRPTYYQAKANFDTAGIAGLVQAKPGPRGPHKLDDDIMVFLKARLVPGEPVRARELARLVRNELNVELHPRTIERALKKTGR from the coding sequence ATGCCCGACAGCAAGCGATCGAAGAGGGACGCCCTCATCGAGGAGGGCACATTCAATCCCACCCCGGACAAGGTGCGCGATCCGAAGTTCCGCGGCGGCGAGTTCTTCGATCCGCACGACGCCGTGCAGGTCAAATACGAGATGCTGCGCCGCGTCTCCGTCGACAAGTTGTCGATCACGGAGGCTGCCGACGAATACGGCGTCTCCAGGCCGACCTACTATCAGGCCAAGGCGAACTTCGACACCGCCGGGATTGCCGGCCTGGTCCAGGCCAAGCCAGGCCCCCGCGGTCCCCACAAGCTCGACGACGACATCATGGTCTTCCTGAAGGCGCGACTGGTTCCTGGCGAACCTGTTCGCGCCCGGGAACTCGCCAGGCTGGTCCGCAACGAACTCAATGTCGAGCTTCATCCGAGAACGATCGAGCGGGCGTTAAAAAAAACGGGCCGGTGA